CGACGTCACTGATGACAGCCGCCTGCAAGACCAACTCATTCAAGCCGAGAAGTCCGGCAGTCTCGGCGTGCTCACCGCCGGCATCGGACATGAATTGAACAATCCACTGTTCGGCATCCTGGGGCTTGGAGAAGCCATTCAGGATGAAACCGATCTGGCGCGCGCCCGATCGCACGCGCGCGATATCGTCGCCCAAGGGCGCCGGATGGCTGCCATCATCCGCGACTTCACCGGCGTCACCGCTCGGGACACCGCAGCCCAGCGCATCCCGGTGTGCGTGGAAACCGCCATCGAGCGCGCGCTCGCCGCCATGCAGATCGCCACGGATCTGACCCGGGTGGCCCTGCACAAGACCTTCGCCGGAGAGACCATGGTCCTGGCAATCCCCGACCAACTCCAGCAAGCGATGATGAACCTCTTGCTGAATGCCGTTCAGGCAATGAAAGGCGCCGGCGCATTGACCATCGTCACGACACAGGCGGACCAACTGGCCACCGTCAGGATTACGGACACCGGCCCTGGGATTGCCCCACAACACCTTGCACGAATCTTCGATCCGTTTTTTACGACAAAGGGACAAGGGGAAGGTTCAGGCTTGGGACTGACCGTGGCCCGACGCATCATCAGGAAATTCGGCGGCGAGTTGCGGATCGAGAGCCGTGAGGGAGCGGGCACGACCTGCCTCATCACACTGCCGGTGATCCACAACCAGTCACCCAAGGAGGGCCCATGCACCGCGTCGCCACCATGCTCGGAACCACAGCCGTCGCGTTCCTAGCCGCGGGGCTCCTGCTCGCACCCATTCCGCCGCTGGCCAACGAACCGCCGATCCTGCCGGGAATCTCGCCGGAAAAGGTCGCCGACTATGTGCATGCCATCGTGCAGGCCGACCGGACGATTTACACCACGCTCGTCGTGACCCGGATGCAGGACAAGCACATCGTCAACGCCACCGAGCATTGGGAGCAGGACAATGCCTTGCCGCTCCCCGCCCAATTCCTGCAACACTCGGGAAAGATCGTCGCTGAAAGCGGACGCGGCATCCGCTATCGCCTCATCGGCCTCTCCCCGATTTACCAGCGGAATGCGCCGGCCACGGATTTCGAGCGAAATGCCCTCGTCGCGTTGGCCAAGCAACCGGACCGCCCCATTACCGGGACGGTATCGAGCGGAAAGAAACAGTTCTTCCAGGCCATCTACCCGGATCGCGCCGTCTCCGCAGCCTGCGTGTCCTGCCATAACAGCCACCCGCTGAGCCCGAAGCGAGACTTCAAGGCGAACGACGTTATGGGCGGGATCGCCATTACCATTCCATTGGACTAACGGTGAGGATAAGGAAGAACCGGCATCGGTCAGCGGAGGGTCAGGATCACGGGGGTGAATGGGGCGCCGCAACGGCTTCGGGAACAAAATACTCTTCCCGATAGATTTGGATCGCCGTCATAAAGAGGCTGATGATAATCGGCCCGGCAAACAATCCCAGTAGTCCGTACAATCCCAGTCCGCCGAGTACAGAGAGCACCAGCAGCAAGACGGGAATCTGAATCTCCTGACCGATGAGCCACGGCCGGAGAAACTGATCGATCATCGAGACCACGCCAACCCCCCAGGCCAACATGCCCAGCGCCTTGCCGACGGACCCGATGGCAAACAAATACACCACGACCGGCCCCCAGACCAAGGCCGTCCCGCCAAAAGGAATCGGCGCCAGCACAATAGTCAATGCCGTCAAGACCATCGGAAACGGCACGCGCAATACGAAATACGCCAGTCCGGCCAGCACGCCTTGCACCAGCGCAGTCACCAGCATGCCCTTCACGACGGCCCGGACGGTTTGATCGAGCCGCGTGAGGATTTTCCGTTTATGCGACTCCTCCATGGGAATGAGCTCATACAGCGACTCCATCCAGCGTTCGCCGTCTTTGAACAGAAAGAACAGCACCATCAGCATGATGAAAAAGTTGCTGATCAGCACGACCGCGTTTTTCAGGAAATCCCCTATCTGGCTGACCAGGAACTGGCTCACCCATTTGGCGCCTGAGACCACGGAGTCCTCTATCGACACAGGCTGTCCGCCGCCGCCCGCTACCACCGAACGCAACCAGTTGCCGACTACAGGCACCGTCGCCAAGCGCTCCGGCAACTCTTGGACACCACCGGCGGCAATCCACTCCTGAATCGTCTGCTCCACCGCCACCGCTTCCCGAACGAACGACACGCTCATCAGCACCACCGGCACCACCACCACGGTCAGGACGCCGACGGTCAAACAACCGGCGGACAAGGTGTCGCGTCCCCGCATCAGCGACGTCAATCGACGATGCAGCGGAAATACCCAATGCGCCAGCAACGCCGCCCAGATGGCCGGAAATAGGAACGGTTGTAAGATGAGCCCGATCTGATAGAGCAACAACGCCAGAAGGGCGAAGAAGACGACAGTAAAAAGTTGTGAACGAGTCATACGTGGTCTGGAACCAGGTGCGTAGCCATGACGGTGATAGCAGATCTATTGGAGGTTGTCACGAACGCACTGGCCGCCACACTGGGTGGGGGACGATCGCGTAGAGTATTCCCGTACGGTGAGCCGCTACGCGCTGTGAGAACGCCGCTGGCGGACCTGTTCAGCAGCTTGTCAGAGATCCGGCTTTTTCCCCAACACCGCGACCGGACGATTGCGATTGCCGTTCATATCCCGAACCGCACCCGGTAACCGCGGGACATCTTCCGGCCAGGTCGTGACGCCCATGTCACTGAC
Above is a window of Nitrospira lenta DNA encoding:
- a CDS encoding Tll0287-like domain-containing protein; translated protein: MHRVATMLGTTAVAFLAAGLLLAPIPPLANEPPILPGISPEKVADYVHAIVQADRTIYTTLVVTRMQDKHIVNATEHWEQDNALPLPAQFLQHSGKIVAESGRGIRYRLIGLSPIYQRNAPATDFERNALVALAKQPDRPITGTVSSGKKQFFQAIYPDRAVSAACVSCHNSHPLSPKRDFKANDVMGGIAITIPLD
- a CDS encoding AI-2E family transporter — translated: MTRSQLFTVVFFALLALLLYQIGLILQPFLFPAIWAALLAHWVFPLHRRLTSLMRGRDTLSAGCLTVGVLTVVVVPVVLMSVSFVREAVAVEQTIQEWIAAGGVQELPERLATVPVVGNWLRSVVAGGGGQPVSIEDSVVSGAKWVSQFLVSQIGDFLKNAVVLISNFFIMLMVLFFLFKDGERWMESLYELIPMEESHKRKILTRLDQTVRAVVKGMLVTALVQGVLAGLAYFVLRVPFPMVLTALTIVLAPIPFGGTALVWGPVVVYLFAIGSVGKALGMLAWGVGVVSMIDQFLRPWLIGQEIQIPVLLLVLSVLGGLGLYGLLGLFAGPIIISLFMTAIQIYREEYFVPEAVAAPHSPP